From Nymphaea colorata isolate Beijing-Zhang1983 chromosome 6, ASM883128v2, whole genome shotgun sequence, a single genomic window includes:
- the LOC116255955 gene encoding classical arabinogalactan protein 9-like, translated as MAALSPPDHDACNLKKTRRNYEGRRSGGNWAMVIHFRRNLFSLVIVVALFMSVVDGQYDFPQEGPPPPPPDWSAPPPEEYVPPPQPPDWSAPPPEEYVLPPQPSDWPFPSPEEYVPPPPPPDWPFRSPEQYVLPPPPSPPDPPVHLGTIVGSVVGAVPVIALIGVAVMLKYKQKIAEGDQEQPAPAAPANVGNRSAVEETTSPAKESGSHATSEVSSNRTTDGTMLVAAAECHFTDSRIRSITKNLGLVI; from the exons ATGGCTGCTCTTTCCCCTCCTGATCACGATGCTTGCAATCTCAAGAAGACACGAAGGAACTATGAAGGAAGAAGGAGCGGAGGCAACTGGGCAATGGTCATCCATTTCAGGCGGAACCTCTTCTCGTTAGTGATCGTTGTGGCTCTTTTCATGTCCGTGGTTGACGGCCAATATG ATTTTCCGCAGGAAGGACCGCCTCCGCCCCCTCCGGATTGGTCTGCTCCGCCGCCTGAGGAATATGTACCGCCTCCCCAGCCTCCGGATTGGTCTGCTCCGCCACCTGAGGAATATGTACTGCCTCCCCAGCCTTCGGATTGGCCTTTTCCATCGCCTGAGGAATATGTACCGCCTCCCCCGCCTCCGGATTGGCCTTTTCGGTCGCCTGAGCAATATGTACTGCCTCCCCCACCTTCACCACCAGACCCCCCAG TCCACCTCGGCACCATAGTAGGCTCCGTCGTAGGCGCTGTTCCAGTGATTGCATTAATCGGAGTCGCCGTCATGTTAAAGTACAAGCAGAAGATAGCAGAAGGAGATCAAGAGCAACCAG CTCCAGCAGCGCCAGCAAATGTAGGCAACCGAAGTGCTGTAGAAGAAACAACTTCACCGGCTAAAGAATCAGGAAGCCATGCAACTAGCGAAGTGTCAAGTAATAGAACAACCGACGGAACGATGCTAGTGGCTGCAGCTGAATGTCACTTTACCGACAGTCGTATCCGGAGCATTACCAAAAACTTAGGTCTGGTCATCTAG